The segment CGGGGTCTTCTGGTAATCCATCACCCCTTTGATGACAATGTCCAGTCGTCTGTCCAGCAACGCCTGAATCAATTGCGATCCCGCCATGACGCTTAACGATAGCTGGACTCCCGGTGCATGGTGGCGCAACGCGCGCAACGCCTGTTGCAGATGCGAACCGCTGTGGCTGATGACATTGTCGGTGATCCCCATCACCAGCGGCCCGGAAATCACGCCGCGACTGGCATCCATCGCCGGGAATATGCGATCCAGCGCGCCTAACGCTTCGCGGGCATACAGCAGCGCTGACTCCCCCGCCACCGTCAGCTCGAAGCCTTTCGGCCCGCGCGTACACAGCGCCGTTCCGAGGGTTTCTTCGATCGATTTGATCTGACGACTGATGGTCGCCTTGGTCATATTCAGGGATTTCTCAGCAGCAGAAAATCCGCCAGATTGCGCCACTGCGCAGAATAT is part of the Pantoea phytobeneficialis genome and harbors:
- a CDS encoding LysR family transcriptional regulator, producing the protein MKSRTLNEKDLRALRIFCAVAQSGGFSAAEKSLNMTKATISRQIKSIEETLGTALCTRGPKGFELTVAGESALLYAREALGALDRIFPAMDASRGVISGPLVMGITDNVISHSGSHLQQALRALRHHAPGVQLSLSVMAGSQLIQALLDRRLDIVIKGVMDYQKTPSLHYVDLFDESHGLYTLAGNELRARQLPLVWRAQQPFVEDALARLHLSRGPEAVGIEAVAMLIAAGDVVGILPHHYAQLMQTRFPLVCVPDSPTWTVTHYAVTHAAYPVSPAAEQMIRELRLAQQMM